A single window of Dermacentor albipictus isolate Rhodes 1998 colony chromosome 1, USDA_Dalb.pri_finalv2, whole genome shotgun sequence DNA harbors:
- the LOC139059409 gene encoding uncharacterized protein, with translation MAECLLPATERDGRAMTGSVGAATAAMPGRGNRAIASDNEYQVVLPTLPTGRLVLNTVFLPGDISARPYRVEDFRDALAPLSLLPEVIALGAYRMSHVWAVAFKDSDATRKIFNIGELKVKNARCLVIDPANRDVRMKLHWLLHSVPDEDVRLAFSPFGKVTDISRELWRAHGVSDKGSTTSMVTLKLNAGVKLDDLPHQVNVAGELALVVVSGRPPLCLRCRGTGHIRRDCQIPRCGSCRRFGHDEGHCAQTYASVTGPVSSDETSALLTDEADAQEASKEASGSAVQETTSAAPRAHQFDAQPKACASPGQTPLPPAQDAVAASKNAAETPDASSENATQPVAEPMDFFPEGSSHMAGKRSHDEAVRKASQQDEIGGDEPPFKAAGPTTKC, from the exons atggctgagtgtctacttccggccaccgagcgtgacggacgagCGATGACGGGCTCCGTCGGAGCGGCTACAGCGGCCATGCCTGGTCGCGGAAACAGGGCTATTGCATCGGACAACGAATACCAGGTCGTACTCCCTACTTTGCCTACAGGTCGTCTTGTCTTAAATACCGTTTTCCTGCCCGGGGACATCAGTGCCCGCCCATACCGGGTGGAAGATTTTCGTGACGCGCTCGCTCCACTTTCGCTCCTGCCGGAAGTTATCGCCTTAGGCGCGTACCGCATGAGTCATGTGTGGGCGGTTGCATTCAAGGATTCCGACGCCACGAGGAAGATTTTCAACATCGGCGAGTTGAAAGTGAAAAATGCGAGATGTCTCGTGATCGACCCTGCAAACCGGGATGTTCGAATGAAGCTGCACTGGCTCCTTCACAGCGTACCAGACGAGGACGTGCGTCTTGCCTTCTCGCCATTTGGGAAGGTGACGGACATCTCAAGAGAGCTGTGGCGCGCTCACGGCGTGTCTGATAAGGGGTCAACTACGAGCATGGTGACCTTGAAGTTGAACGCTGGCGTGAAGCTCGACGACTTGCCGCACCAGGTGAACGTTGCTGGAGAGCTGGCGCTTGTTGTCGTATCGGGCCGGCCACCCCTGTGCCTTCGCTGCCGTGGCACAGGTCATATTCGGCGTGACTGTCAAATTCCACGGTGTGGTTCGTGCCGTCGCTTTGGACATGACGAGGGCCACTGCGCACAGACGTACGCCAGCGTCACCGGGCCAGTGAGCAGTGATGAGACGTCAGCACTTCTCACGGATGAGGCTGACGCGCAGGAGGCATCGAAAGAAGCTAGCGGATCAGCGGTGCAGGAGACCACGTCGGCTGCTCCTAGGGCGCATCAGTTCGACGCGCAACCCAAGGCTTGCGCATCTCCTGGACAGACGCCTCTACCTCCGGCACAGGACGCCGTGGCGGCGTCAAAGAACGCAGCGGAAACGCCTGACGCGTCTTCGGAGAACGCCACCCAACCGGTGGCGGAGCCCATGGACTTTTTCCCTGAAGGGTCCAGCCACATGGCCGGAAAGCGGTCGCACGATGAGGCCGTGAGAAAGGCGTCGCAACAGGATGAAATAGGCGGTGATGAGCCTCCTTTTAAAGCAGCAG GGCCGACGACAAAGTGTTGA